A window of Gracilinanus agilis isolate LMUSP501 unplaced genomic scaffold, AgileGrace unplaced_scaffold54106, whole genome shotgun sequence genomic DNA:
AGGGGGGCAGCAGGGGGGCGGCACCCAGGCAGGGATCACCAGCTCTGGGCCTGCTCCTGTCCCTCCCCCAGGCACCGACTTGCTGCAGGTCGCTGCCCACGAGTTCGGCCACGTGCTGGGCCTCCAGCACTCGGCGGAGGCCAAGGCCCTCATGTCGCCCTTCTACACCTTCCGCTACCCCCTGAGCCTGAGCCCGGACGACCGGCGGGGCATCCAGCACCTCTACGGGCGCCCCCGGCCCGCCGACACACACCCCAACGAGATCTCCCTGGAGGTGAGCCTCCGTCCCCGCGCGGCCCCTTCCCAGCGGCCCCGGCCTGCCCGGCTCACGCTTCCCCATCTGTCCCCTGTGCAGCCGGACGCCTGCGCCACAGACTTTGACGCTGCCGCCACCATCCGAGGAGAGCTCTTCTTCTTCAAGGCGGCCTTTGTGTGGAGGCTCCGGGCCGGCCGGCTGCAGCCCGGCTACCCGGCCTTGGCGTCCCGCCACTGGCAGGGCCTGCCCGCTGGCCTGGACGCCGCCTTCGAGGATCCACGGGGCGACATCTGGTTCTTCCAGGGTGAGGCTCTGCAGAATGGCCTGCAAGAGGCCTCCCACCCTGTCTGCCTCCTATCCGTGTCTTGGGGACCAAATGACgccatccctcccctcccctctcctttccccctcccccacgcTCACCGTGTCCCCTTGAGCTGCGGCCAGAGTCCGTCCTCTTTCTCGCCCATGCCCAGGGTAGAGGGCTGCCCAGCCCCTGCTCCCGGCGTCCCTCCGGGCTCCTCTCCCTCTTGGCCAATGGGGGCCTTGGATCAGGCGGCTGGAAAAAGGCCGAAGCGGCTCCGCCCTCTGGTACCCACCAAatgtagagagaaggaaaaggggggcCCTCCAGGGAGGGGgtgaggaaggcttcctggaggcgGTGGCCTAAAGGCACCTAAagagcagaggaaggagaggCCTCCTGGGCAGCGGGCAGCGTGAGTGGGTAGAGGGCTTCGGGGAAGTCACCTCAGCCcctgagtggagaatggatggGGGGAACTGGAGGCCGGGTGGTGGGGCCCCCCGGAAGCAAGGCAGCAGAGCTTGGGAGAGGCTTGTGGGCCGCACGGAGCCGGC
This region includes:
- the MMP11 gene encoding stromelysin-3 gives rise to the protein TDLLQVAAHEFGHVLGLQHSAEAKALMSPFYTFRYPLSLSPDDRRGIQHLYGRPRPADTHPNEISLEPDACATDFDAAATIRGELFFFKAAFVWRLRAGRLQPGYPALASRHWQGLPAGLDAAFEDPRGDIWFFQGSQYWVYAGEKRVLGPAPLSELGLPSSAIHAALVWGTGKSKVYLFHGGSYWRFHADTRRVDSPSPRRASDWRGVPPEISAAFQDSQGYAYFLRGRHYWKFDPVKVRVLEGFPRLVGQDFFGCAGRTPLPSDAF